Part of the Oncorhynchus mykiss isolate Arlee chromosome 12, USDA_OmykA_1.1, whole genome shotgun sequence genome, TGTTGGGAGTGTCAACTATTTTACTTGATAATAAATACCTTTCACCTCGGGGCTCTCACTGTATTGCAAGTAATCAGTCAACTATTTAAAAATCAAGTTTTATTCCGGAAGGCTTGACATTGATACAATgaaacagaggagacagacactgATGAAATTGGATAGGTACTGTATTTAAAGTAGGTTGCTAATCTTCTTCATCAGAGGGTGGCTGGTCTAGCATGGCTTGGTGTTTGGCGATCTTGGCTGCCAGCTCTGTAGAAAGAAAACACTTAGGGCTACTGCCTGGAGCTCAATAGCCTTACACAGCCACGGGCCTGAATATTTGAGCAGTGAGCTTTTTCTATTTGACTGACTATAGACTAGTCCTTTACCCGATGTACATAAGCTCTTGCCTGTCTACCAAAACTCCTTGCTCCGGCCAAACGCCACGCCATTGAACATGAGTTTCTGGAGCTGAGTACCTCCTCCAAGATCTCTAGAATGGAAATACATTCTAGCctgtctgattggtcccagaaacctaTGGTTGGGCCAGAACACACATGGGTAAAGCAACATTTAGAAAATGTGTCACTGgttctctgattggttagagattaTCCAATTGCTGATGACCTTGTTTTGTACACCACCACAAACGACTTCAATGATTGCggtctcagactgaagtatgtagcgGACGATAGAGCAGGAATTCAGCTCGAGTCAGGCAACAAGCTCCATGGTCAAACAAACTACTGTAGCTTTAGTTTTCTTAGCTCAAAGTGGATGCTTTGGGGGACCATCCAAGACCTAATGTACATGCCATACCACTATGCTGACCATGGTAATTGAGATGCATTATCCTCACCTTTAGCTGGGTTGAAGACGCCGTTGGTCTGGACATTACACACATAGCAGCGCTGGGACTTGCGGTAGTGCTGAAGAGCACAGGTCTCACAGAAGTAGTGCCGACACCTGCGGGAGACAAGACAGGAGTGGTTTGATTAGCTGGAAGTTTCTCTACACACAATTAATGGTGAAGGAGTTCTTAAGGATCATTGTCTTACTTGGTGATGACGGGGTTCTTAAAGGACTCTCGGCAGATGAAGCATTTGAAGGGCATGTCCTCCTCGTCACTGCTCACCTCGTAGTTCTCATCATCTACATACAGACCACACATTACTGAACAGCTGTATCACAACTCTCTAATCTGATTCATCTTAAAATCTACACAGCCCTGTGTTTCTCCCCTGTTGTGAACTCACCGTTGGCCCCATAGCGCCCCTCATCCAGCTCCCTCTCAATCTGCCAGCCATGTTTGTAGTCTGAGCGGTCATGGAGGAACTTGCAGCTGTCTAAGCGGGGAAAAGAAACACACAAAGGACACTTTCAGAGACTTCCACAGATGATTAATTCAAGTTGGGAAAGGAGGACATTGGAGGCAACCTTCCAACAAAGTCCCACTCACCTCCAAAGCCACAGAAGCCAGTCTCTTTGTAGTCTTTACAGATGTCTGGCTGGTAGTCCCACCTCACTGTGGCCCTCAGGTGCTCTGGGGCCCGGATTGGGCCCTTCCTGACAAAAGAGAGAAAATAGTGATGATGCAAAAACAATAAAAACTTTCcacaagacatttcaactttacTCTGTCATATAACATGCATCCACACCTGACCATGCCAGAGGATGCATTTCCCATGGTGGAGTCTTTGGGCTTGATGTGCTTTTTGTAGTTGTTCATTCCTCTGTAGATCTTATCATCCTCTTTACCGGTCAGCTCCTGGTGAGGGAGAGGATAGAAACCTCTAAGCATTTGCGGACCAACGCTGTCCCAATTTACAACAAAACTGGGGGAAGAATGCAAATGATACAATACTAAACTGTAGATACACAAAGGAAACAAAGTTCCTCCAACAAGAGACAGAGGTCTTGCCTCCTGGATCTTTTGACTCCTCTCAAAGATGGCCTGAGCATCATTGTCCTTTGCTGTGTCCAACTCATAGATTGCAGTTGCTCCCATGTCATCTGGCCCCTCTGGTTTCTATACACAGCGAAGGGAGGGGGACGTGATTGATAGCTTTATACGGGGCTGAGCAATAAAGGGGCAGGTAGGATATAAATACAAAACATTGTTAATAGATTAATTCATAGACTAATGGGTAGAGGAGAGGTATTTTTCAAAATAACTCACCGCTGACCGTGTGGACTTGTAAGCGACAgtgactttctttttttctttctcctcGTCACTTTCAGCAGATGACACCTCTCTCTACTTTTTTTGTCTGGGGAGAAGAGAATAATGATTTCACACTATAAAAAATGTTTCGTATAAACACGGATTCGTTTGTAGTCAGCCATGCGACGTTACCCTTTGAATCATAGGGTTTGCTGAACCCgtctttttttattttctgaCGACGGAATTCTTGTATTCGTCACTGTTGCCATCTGACAATGGAGGCAAGCATCAGCATGTGAGTGTGACATTTCCGTGTTTACAGTACTCGGCCACTTGCAATCATTTCCATGGCTTAGGTGGTTTTATAGTTGGCAGTAGTTTTGTTTTTACTTAGCCCAATCTTAACGCCTTACTAAATACACTTCAAATGCTAGCTAACTAGGTCAGTTCGCCACTATAGCTAGATCGAGGACTATTACTAATAGCCATTGTTTTCATGCACAATGCAGTGTTTTGGTTAGCTTTTGAAACAACACTGAGCTGGACTCAAACACTGTAGCTCACCTGTGTCGCTGTCACTGGCTTTTCTCTTCCTAGCGTTGCATCTTTTGGTAGATTTTTTAAATAGAAAAGTACAGGTTGCATTGGGTTCCCCTGACTCCGCCATCTTTCATTCTGTTTACAAAAAAATGGTGACGTAAGGATTTTAGAGCGACCTCTAGCGTCGAGGAGTCACAATCATTTGGCACAGTATTCCACCTTGTGGCCAATTATCTACAGCACAACATATATAATTAAGTAGACTACATTTGCATTTATTTCATGCCAATTTCTAATTGTTTTATTACATATTatctgtagatatgttgtggcgCAACTAAATAATATCCTATATAGTCAGTCATCATTTTCTATAGTATTATAAAAACAAAGCACATTATGATAAAATGTAGGATTATTAAATGATGGGATATTTTATGTAGGCTAAATCAACATATGTGCATTGGGTATCTTGGTGCAGAGGGTATTTTAATTATACTCTGTCTATTCACCCTGCACAACTCCATCGTTGTGCGTCAACGTAGAGCCCACTAATTAAGCATCAGCTTCTCGCGGAGAACTGAGAACACCGTAATATATGGCATAGGCCTGCGGAGGGAGGGGTCTTGGTGGTGCTGGGTTACCGGAAGGCTCCGTACCGCCGCTGAATGGAATCCGGCTGTGTCCGAAAAGCAATGGCTATGGGTTTGACATCGAAAAAGGCATCTTCTCGGAGCGTCGGCGTGGAGCGAAAAAATCTCATCACCGTATGCAGGTAAACACAAGGGAGCAGATGTTTCGTGTGGTTGGCAGGTCATGTTAACCACACATATTAGTTAATGCATGCATGGAAATAAATGTGTAATGGCTTAGGCTACAATGTATTAAGCGTTGTTCCAAATCATATATTCTCAAAAGAAAACGTAAAGAAAAACAAAAGGCAACATATTCCACAGCTATGGGCACTGTGGTAGCCTATACATTAGGCTACTTGGGGAAATTTAAATGGATAAACGTtttatgttttttaaaatctTGGTAAATAACGGCTAGAGAGAATCAGATCGCCTGACAAATAAACAGCCACATATGCGGTTTCACCTTGGTGGACACCCCGCTGTCTCCGCCGCTATGTCGGCCTATTTGAAAGGAAAGTGGATTAAATGGGCTGTGTGAGGCCTATGTTTGAGAGGGCATTGGTCCACCAGAATTCCCCAGTTCGGTGATGTGGCAATGACGACAACCTTCTTGGAACGAGGACATTATTTACCGCTTATAGAAATGCTGCTCCaagataatgacatcacagtgaaATCGGATGTTTATTATGGTCATTGAATGCTACTGTGCTGTACTCATTATGTACTACTAATAACACCCGGAGGTATTTCACCCGGTGGCCTGAGAGAGCTCTCAGAAAAAAATTATAGGCCTACAACATTTTTGCCAGCTCATCTATACCAGAGTAACTGATACATACAGCTGATACCGCTGATAATATAATTGTATAGCAGTCATACCCCTGTGTCTGGTTGTCATGGGAATGCTATTTTATAACTTGGTGAAGGAGAAGTTATGTTTTACCCAATGTAGGCTAATGTATCATCAGTGCTCCATCCTAGAATATTCCTATTTGTAAAGGCATAATTAATGTGAATACTTAATGATGATAAACAAGTGTTATGTAAATTAATATAATACTATATtcaattttttatatatatatatatatatatatatatatatatattcacaatTACTTTAAGAGTGCATATGTGTTTTTGCAAAATACCCAATGTGTCTTATCTCTGTGTCCTTATGCATCTATACTGTAAGCTTCCTCTTCACTGTGTGTCCTCATGTCTGTCTGACTCATCATGGTTTATATCCCTGTCTTCATATAAGGAGCTCCAGTAGGAACAGCAACTGGATTGTTGCCTCAGAAACGTGTGGGTCTGTGGCCTGCAGCTTGTATGTTAGCAATGTGAATATATTATCTGTGGGCACCCTCATGATGAGACGTGAACCTATCAGAcgagtcttgtgtgtgtgtgtgtgctgtcactCTGAGCGGCCAGGAGACCCATTGTCTTGCTGTCAGGGACACAACATTTTATCTCCTGAAGGAGGCATTGTTCTACAGAGGACCAACAGGAGTGACATCACTCAAGCTCCTGGTGCTCTCGCTAAATTATTTCTAGACAAAGAAATTAGCAGAAAATTAGTTACgcattctatgtgttgtgttGGTAGGCTTATATGGTTCATTGTTACTAATCATGGATATCTTGCCATCCTTCCAATCCGATGACATTGACATTGGCCACATCCTCATGATATGACATGTTGAGTTTAGTGTTTGTTTGCTGCTTGGATAGAAGAATAGAGACAAATGAAA contains:
- the LOC100136190 gene encoding zinc finger protein 183 isoform X1, whose amino-acid sequence is MGATAIYELDTAKDNDAQAIFERSQKIQEELTGKEDDKIYRGMNNYKKHIKPKDSTMGNASSGMVRKGPIRAPEHLRATVRWDYQPDICKDYKETGFCGFGDSCKFLHDRSDYKHGWQIERELDEGRYGANDDENYEVSSDEEDMPFKCFICRESFKNPVITKCRHYFCETCALQHYRKSQRCYVCNVQTNGVFNPAKGFWDQSDRLECISILEILEEVLSSRNSCSMAWRLAGARSFGRQARAYVHRSWQPRSPNTKPC
- the LOC100136190 gene encoding zinc finger protein 183 (The RefSeq protein has 3 substitutions, 1 frameshift compared to this genomic sequence); this encodes MAESGEPNATCTFLFKKSTKRCNARKRKASDSDTDGNSDEDKNSVVRKEKKTGSANPMIQRTKKVEREVSSAESDEEKEKNKVTVAYKSTRSAKPEGPDDMGATAIYELDTAKDNDAQAIFERSQKIQEELTGKEDDKIYRGMNNYKKHIKPKDSTMGNASSGMVRKGPIRAPEHLRATVRWDYQPDICKDYKETGFCGFGDSCKFLHDRSDYKHGWQIERELDEGRYGANDDENYEVSSDEEDMPFKCFICRESFKNPVITKCRHYFCETCALQHYRKSQRCYVCNVQTNGVFNPAKELAAKIAKHQAMLDQPPSDEED